The sequence TTGGCCAGAGACCTCCATTCCTGAATGCATGGACCACTCCAAAGCCTGCTTGAATGGCCTCATGACATGGCATCTGGCTTCTCACAGAGGAAATAGTCCAAGAGGGAGAGAAATGTGAGCAGGTGAGTGAAATCATGCCTCCAAAGGAATCAGGACTGTTATCTAGGATATAAAAGATTtcctataactcaataagaagaaaagctgcccaatttaaaaaaaaaaatgggcaaagtattTGAACAGAAATTAcacaaaagaagataaacaaatagccaataaacacatgagaagatatttaatttttactagtcattagggaaataaaaattaaaacccacaatgagatactgaTACAGAGTCATAAGAATGactgaaatttaaaagacaaaaaataccAAGCATTGTCAAGGATGTGCGGAGTAAGTTCAATGATCATACACTTCTGCTGTAGTATAAAATaacaaagtcattttttaaaaatagtttaattaTATGCACATTTATCATGCCATTTCTAGCTATTTTCTAAGAGTAATAACTTCAGCGCTTCACAGAAAtacttgcacatgaatgttcataagAGTGTCATTCATAATAGCTAACAtaccatctatctatctatttacttCTGGGGAAATAAATCCTCAGTGGTAGAATTCAGGTCAGTGATTGTGAGGGGAAGAAATTTGAGAGATACTGACTTGAGAGTCCAATGAGAAACATTCCTAGATGATGGAAGTATGCCATAACTttttttgtggtggtggttacgtGGGTTATGTGATACACATTAGGCACGACTCATGGAAATATAAAGTATGTGATTTTTCTATTAGgtaatttatatattatgtaagctcactttaaaaataaaataagttcaaaatatgtaaactaaaattttttagaaatgtgAGGGATAATtcacagaaacaaaataatactTGGAAACTTTATTGCCCTCCACTCaggcaaaaaaatatatatatgaataatgtAATTCATCAATTTAATTACATATCCACAAAGATATCTGGGTAGGTAGATACAGCTACCAAATTTTATACCTGGGGAGAAATACTTATTTTCTGATGTCTTTTAATCATTTATGGGTAAGGATCATATAATAAACCTCATAGAAAAATCTCAATTTCCCAAGTAAAAATTAGTAGATACTACTTTCTTAAACCTCAGTGCAAAACCTGGAACTGAATAAgtgaagtataattttaaaagctaatttaaatttttaaatgctcttcTATATAACTTTTGAGTCAAAGTGaaaatcaatacaaaaattataGACTACTTTAAATGTGAGATCTCCATATCTCATAACATGTCAATGGTTAAAGATGAACTCAGAGAACAAAATCAGAGCACtgcataattttataatttacttaactcagcaaatatttattgatggcCTGTCATGTTCTATGAAATATTCTAAGCTCCAGGGATCTAGCCAAGGATACATGTAACTTCCTTCATAGAGTTACATGCTGGGAGAAGGAcatagacaaaaaagaaaaaataataagtatGTAACATTTTGCATAGTGTTAAGTtctatagataaaaaataaagctgaataaGAGACAGAGAGTCATCTGAGAAGGAATGTAATTTTGAATATGGTGGTCAGAAAAGTCTTCTCTGAGGTGATTCAGCAGAATTCTAAAGGAAGAGATGGAATCAGACATGTAGACATTTGGGGAACAAGATTTtaggcaaaaaaattaaaagtgcaaaAACCCTGAGGAAGCTGGGAGTAAAACAAGCCATGGGCTAGTTGACTAGAGGACAGAGACATGAGATGGGTCAGATCATGTGGTACCTCAGGCCCAGAGGGAACCAGAGAGTTGACTACAACACAAAAGAGAAGAAGACTTAActccattcattcaataaatatttattgaatgctgcCTTGTGTCAGGCATACTGTTATGTGTATAGGGGATTGAGTAATTAACAAAATAGCCATATTCCTGTCTATATGGTACTTACATTGTTTACAGGATGGGCTACACTTAATAAATCAGCTAAATAAAGTATGTAGTATGACAGTAGATAATAAGTGGTaaataggtaaaaataaaaaagcaaagaagaGTGCTGGGGTGTGTTGCTGTGCTGAGGTACAATTTCAGAAAGGATAGCCAAGGTAGGTGATATCTGAGTCAAGATCTAGAGGAGATGGGGCCACTGGGTAAGAGTTCTCTGCAGAAAGGTACCAGCAGGTGGAAACAACTAAGGGTGCTGGTGCCTGTGGATATAGAATAAGGGGTAATAAGAAGGCCAGTGTGAAGGAGAAGTAGGATGTCAGAAGAGGCAGTAATGGGACTGGTGATGATAGGAAGATAAACTCACACCCTGTAAGCCATTGCAATGACCCAGGTGTTTACTCCTTGAGGTAGAGAGTCAATGGAGTATTCTATTTCTAAGGGAAACATGGCCTGCTGTATCTTTTGGCTAAGGTAGGGGTaaggtatatttttaatatagacCGAATGGGACCAAGGCTCATAATTCTTTGTGCTTCAGGGGAAATAATAGAGACAGTAGGTAGGAGGATATGACTTTTCTAACTAAAAAACCTCATTTACTGACTTTCCACCAGTGAAACTGGCTGCCCAGTCACCTTGGAAGTTACAGTCAGAAGCTGGTCACTGGCACTTGCAGCAGATGCCCAGGGATATTGGAGCTGTGAAATTCCTATATCAAATAAGCATCTAGACCCTATGACATCCCACATTCCTTCCAATACTGAGTGTCTCTGATTCCATAGCATGTATCACCTCAGTCTCCCCCAGTTAGAATATAAGCTACATGAATGCAGGGAGTTTTGTCCTGTTCATTGCTCTATTTCTGGAGCTTAAATAGTGTCAAGCATATAGAAGACACTCAgttattatttgttaaatatagGAATTCTCTGCTAAACTTATTGCAGGACCCTAAGCAATGCACTCTTCTTCTCTGCACCTCAGACAGTAAAAAGTTGGATTCGATGTCATCTGACAATCTTTCCAAGTCTGCCAGTCTGTGATCCCATTTCGTACTGTGAGCCATTGTTCTAAAGGGCTTTGTAGGCTATGGGGTATATGAAGGGGTGATCCTGGGGAGGAAAGGCACGGATTGGTAGGGGCAAGCCTGAGTCAGAGCGAAGTGAACAGGTAACTTCTGGGGCTGGGGACCAGGGCAGTCTCTGAAAATAAGTGTGAATGTCTCTTTGAGATGCAGGGGGTTCTAATTCCTATAAGGGTGTTTCCCTAGACACTGAGGGTACAGGATACTGAGGACCCACCCCAAGCATGTTGTCTTTGCCTCATTTGAGCCAGCCTGGTCAACAAAGTGTTCACAGGTCCCTGAGATTGTCATgggaaaaacagcaaaaatagCAGCAGGGACTCCTTTTAAGTGTattgaaaatacagttttttaCCTGGATGAAGTGCACAATGAGAACATTTCTTTACATGAAGAGTTCCCTTGAGGCACAGCATTACTGTGTGTCCCCAGATCCCCACAAGACAGTGATTTCATGTCCCCCTGAGGTTTAGTAGAGCTGCGACCATCAACAGGTTGACTGACAGGGCTCAGATTTGCTACCAGATAAACCAATGAGACATGAGTTACATCGATTGGATACAgaatcaaatataaaaatgatgcACACTAGGTAACTGCAATAATTTTGTTCTGCATTTAGTTTATTTCAGGGAAAAGAGTGTTTTCAGTATCAACAAGCATGCATGCATGTGTATCATCCATGCTATTTTTTAGTAAGTTGCTTTCATTGCAGATGAAAAGAAGTAGAGTTCAGCTTCATGGTGACCTAGGTAGAAAAAAAAGCTAGAATTTAATTACTCATTAGTTGAGAGGCTCTTGTCATGAATTATCCCAATtactttttatattgattataacAGGTAGGTACTACTGTTGTCTTCAGGTTACAtgtggaagctgaggcacagggagggtctGGTCCATGGTCATAGAATTAGTAGAGGAAAAACACAGTATTTACACCCAATTGTGAATTCAGATGTATGGACATAGTAGAGTAAATTCCAAAAGGATAGGATAATCACCTCTCAAACTCAAGTGTTAGAAGAATCACAATTGTAACCCACCCCTGCAATACCCAGTCATTTATCCTCCCATCTGACAGTATAAAGGGCAGTCACCTTCTTCCTAGAATCATTTCACTGCTTAGATCCAATAGTTCCTGCGGCGCCCACCGTAAATTTTGAAACCCATCTTGGTGGGCAACAAGTTGGTCTTCACCATGCTCCCAGATCTGCTCAGCAAGCCTGCCAGCCGATGGGTCATGCATGTGGCAGTGTTGCAGGATCTCTTCTGGGCAGTGATGCTGATttgcaggaaggagaaaaagagaaagtctgTCAGTGAGAGGTTGAATGCAGGTGCTGCCCCATGGGATCATCATGGAAAATTACTGTTCTGAGAGGCACCAGTAAGTCTTAAGTATTTCTGCTAGAAACAGTCATCATAGCAGAAAATCATAGGTCATTAGGGAAACTCCCCATAGACATTTCCAAGGGTGTCAGAAAACCCAAAGGTGGCTCCATTATAGTCCTTCCTTGGCATGAAAATAGGGAGGGGATGTCCTGTGCTCAGGGGGCAGGGAACCTCACCTGGAGCCCCCAGTCATCTGCCCATCCAGCTCACGGGACTTCATCTGCTCATAGTCATTCACCATGGCAGCCAGTAGGAGGCGCGATTCCTCTTCAGTGAGTGTAGCAGGATCAAAGCGACCAGCAAAGCGCGACCTGGGAAAGAGAAGCAATCCCAGCACAGGCTCTGAGCCCCTGCCTGATCCCTACCTGGGATAAGCAACCAGGTTTCCTGATTTCTGCCACTTCCCCTGAGGATGTGGCCACCCCAGCTCTCAATGAACAGGGCATGAGGCTGTCCCAACTCTCAATGAACCATCTCTGACCCCTCAATCGTCCCACCCACCCCTCAAGAGCCAGATACAGCACAGCACAACTCAGAACACAGGCTTGTATGATACCAGGGGCTATAGGAGGTGGGAGCACTCCTAGCCGGGCTCTTACCTGAGTGGCGCTGCGTGGAACATGCCCGCCTGGTACAGGACCAGGATGCTGAGGACCAGCAAGGGGGAGAACTTCCAGAACCCCATGATGCCTCTCTGCAAGGGAAAATGATGTCACCCTGCAGCAGTTCCAGGTTCTGTGAGCCCACAGACCCAGACtctgctcctgcctctccctctaaCTTCCTGGCATCCTGGCTTGAGACTGGTCATGTCATTTCCCTTCACCATTGTTTTCTCCTCAGCCAAGTGCACTGCTGGAAGTTCCAGTGAGCCTGTAGCATGCCTGGTTGGGCAAAGAAACCTCACAGGACAACTGGGTGAGGAAGTCTCATTCCAtagccccctccccagcacccaCACACTCTCATAGACAACCTGTTGGCCAGGACTCCTCGGAGGACAGACTTGGAGTACCCTGTCACCACAGCTTTTCCCATAGTACAACACAGACCTTTCTCCCCGGTGTGGGGATTTTGCTCATACCAGGCAGGGGAGCAAGGAGTAGAGAAGGTATCTCTCTGAAGTTTGAATCCCTCAAAAATGTAAGAACCAAATTCTACTGTTCAGCTGCTCTACACTTTGGCAAAGAGTGCCCTGTAAAAAGCAAACTGGTAGTCTCAAATTGTGATCCAGGAATTATACTGGGAAGATAAGGTCCGACCTAAACTGGAGCTTGTTTTTAATAGTTACCTGCCCCTCAGTCTTTGCACCTAATTACCACCCGCTTGCTCTATCCCGGGTTCTGAACCCCTTTCCCCTGGACCACTAGGTTCAAGACATGATCATTGAGCGCACGTTCCCCAAATCTATTCTTGCATTCTGATCTGCGAGAGATGCCTGCGACGCTCCAGGATCCCAAATGGACCTAAGCACGTGTGCAGCTGAAGACAGCGAGACTGGAGCCCGCTTCAGCACGGGAAGAGTGGAGCTGGGAGTCTGCGAATGAGA is a genomic window of Camelus bactrianus isolate YW-2024 breed Bactrian camel chromosome 10, ASM4877302v1, whole genome shotgun sequence containing:
- the LOC105076608 gene encoding calcitonin receptor-stimulating peptide 1-like gives rise to the protein MGFWKFSPLLVLSILVLYQAGMFHAAPLRSRFAGRFDPATLTEEESRLLLAAMVNDYEQMKSRELDGQMTGGSRLSLFLLPANQHHCPEEILQHCHMHDPSAGRLAEQIWEHGEDQLVAHQDGFQNLRWAPQELLDLSSEMILGRRSP